CAGCAAGATTGCGCAATTTCATTCTCGTGATGCGGGAAGGTAAGATCTGATCCGCCACCGTGTATATCAAAGATAGGGCCTAAATGTTTAAAGCTCATTGCCGAACATTCAATATGCCAACCAGGGCGACCTGCCCCCCAAGGCGACTCCCAAGAAGGCTCGTTTTCTTTAGACATTTTCCAAAGCACAAAATCTAACGGATCATGTTTACTTTCTTCAACATCAACACGTGCCCCAGCCTGCAGCATATCTAAATTCTGGCCACTTAATTTACCGTAACCGTCAAAACTTGAAACAGAGAATAAAACATCTCCATTACTCGCAACATAAGCATGTTGTTTTTCGATAAGCGTTTTGATCATCGCAATCACATCAGGCATATGCTCCGTTACACGAGGCTCTAAATCAGGACGCAATATATTGAGTGCATCAAAGTCGCGATGCATGGCTTTGGTAAAACGCGCCGTCAATGCATCGCATGATTCATTATTTTCGTTCGCTCGTTTGATGATTTTATCATCGACATCGGTAATATTACGAATAAAGTTTAAATCGTAACCTTTAAAACGTAAATAACGCACAACGCTGTCGAAGGCAACAAACGTACGACCATGGCCAATATGGCAATTATCATAAATTGTCACACCACACACATACATACTCACTTTTCCGGCCACTAAGGGGGTGAATTCTTCTTTTTGTTTTGAGAGTGTGTTATATATTTTTAACATTATGCTTCCAATTTATGATCTTAAAGGCTTATTCTAAAACACTCTGCCGACAAATTCACCCTTTGTATTTAATCAAATTCGTTGTTAATGTATGATAGCTTCTTTTTATATCCACAGGATCGACAAATGATTACATTACATACAAATTTTGGTGACATTAAACTGGCATTAAATACAGAAAAAGCCCCTAAAACAGTGGCTAACTTCCTAAAATATGCAGCCTCTGGTCACTACGATAATACTATTTTCCATCGTGTGATTGCAGGTTTCATGATCCAAGGTGGTGGTTTTCAACCGGGTATGGAAGAAAAAGACACCAACAAACCAGTAAAAAATGAAGCAAGTAATGGTCTTTCAAATGTAAATTACTCAGTTGCAATGGCGCGTACCATGGAACCGCATTCAGCTTCTGCGCAGTTCTTTATCAATATCAATGATAATAAATTTCTTGATTTCAAATCTGAAACAACGGATGGTTGGGGCTACTGTGTATTTGCAGAAGTTGTTGAAGGTTTTGATATTGTTGACAAAATTAAAGATGTTGCGACAGGTAACTTTGGGTTCGTACATCAAGATGTACCTCTTGAAGATGTGTTACTGACACATGTGACTATCGCCTAATGCGCACGCTCTTTATTGCAGATCTGCATTTAAGTGAAACTAGCCCGCAATTAACACGCGCTTTCTTTACTTTTTTAGAGCAAGAAAATACGGATGTTGACGCCTTATATATTTTGGGCGACTTGTTTGAAGTGTGGATCGGTGATGATGAGCACACCCCTTTGATGGATGAGGTAGCACAAAAGTTATCTCAATATCATCAACGTTTTAATATCCCTATTTATTATATTCATGGTAATCGCGACTTTATGATCGGCAAACGTTATGCAAAACAGTCTTGCATGCAATTATTGCCCGAGCATTATGAAATTGATTTATATGCGCAAAGAGTTTTGATCATGCACGGTGATACGCTTTGCCTTGCGGATAAAAATTATCAGCGTTTACGAAAAATTATTCATAACCCTCTTTTACAGTTTATTTTTAATTGCCTACCGTTAAAGTTGCGCAAAAAAATTGGTTGGAAAATTCGCACCGCAAGCCAATCTAAAAAAGCATATAAAAAAGGTAATGTGATGGGGGTAACCGAATCTGAAGTGCAACGTTTATTGAACGTACACCAATGTACACTGCTTATTCACGGACATACTCATCAAGTGGGCAGTTATAGCGTACTTGGTGAAGGGGATAATAAATGCAGAATGGATGTTGGCGATTGGTTTAATGAATATAGTTTTATTGAAGCGACAGCCTCCTCAACGCAGATAATCTTCAGGCCCGTCTTACCTATTTAACATTAAATGGGGTGTGGCTCCTTTGAGCGACACCCAATTATCCCTCATTACGCTATTTTTCTTGTTTTTTATAATGATCACAGTCTTTTTCAAAGCACCGCTGGATAGACTCTCCCGTGTCATCAATCGCAACTGAACGTTTCTGTTTGCAAGATTTTACTGTTTCTTACTCATACCTAAAGAACTAAAAAAGTGATCCGTCTTGCTGGAAAAATAATCCCTACCTGCTAATACATGCAAGCTTAATTAAGTCCATTGCTATCATTAATTAACAGTGTCGACTTTATTTCCTTTTTATTTTCATTTTCAAAGCGCTGTAACGTAAAATCTAAAAATTTACGTAATCGTTTAGTCATTAATTTACGCTCTGGATAAATGAAATTAATCGGTACTTTTTCAGCATAAATATTAGGCAGTAGATGCTTTAATTTACCTTCTTTAATCAGATCTCGGCACAATAATTCAGACATATAAGCAATGCCCAGACCTTTAACACAGGCGTTTAAAGACGCGCTTAAAGTATTCACTTTAAATCGATAAGGTAACCCGGATAATACATGACCTCCGGTACCATGCTTCATGGTACTTAGCACAATTTGCTGATGCGGTGCTTTTAAATCTTTTAACGTCATGGGTTCATTATTGCGTTCTAAATACTCGGGACTGGCGATAAGTATCCGAGTGGCGTGATAAAAGACGCGAGCGATTAAAGATGAATCCTCGACATTACCGGCTTGAATAATAAAATCGACACCCTCACTAATAATATCTACTTTTCGATTCGATATTTCTAACTTGATAATTAACTCGGGATGTATTTTCATAAAGTCGGTAATGCACTCTCTCATCAAACTATTCTCAGCTTCAACGGGGATCACAATACTCATGGTGCCTCGAATAAAGTCATGGCTTTCCATGACGTCAATTTCGGCTTGATCAATTCGATCTAATATTTGAGAAGTCGACTGATAGAAATTGATACCTTCTTTGGTGAGCGTTAAATTCCGAGTAGAGCGAGTAAGCAATCGAGCCCCTAAATGATCTTCTAATTCCGCTATTTTCCGACTGACTGTCGACTTAGTGATACCTAAATTAATAGCCGCTTTAGTGAAACTATTACAGTTCACAACCTGAGTGAAAATAGTCAATGTATTTAAGTCAAAACCCATATTGATTGTTCCTTTGGTGCAACAGTCTTTTCATTTGTGGTGTATATATTATCAATGTACTGACGGTTATACTACTGAAATTGACCTACCTAGAGTATATTATGAGAAAAAAACATCAATTAGCGATGCCCTTATTTTTGGCAACATCAATACTGTCAGGCTGTAGCATGAGTCCTCCTGAAGCACCGGTTCAAAAAAAACTATTAACATCTCAACAAGTTAAACTTTCCAGCATAGAAATGAACGTAATACACGAACAATGGTGGGCTCAATTTAATGATCCTCAGCTCACTCAGTTGATTAACCTTGGTTTCAATAATAATTTAACGCTACAACAAGCTCAGCAAAAAGTAGAATTAGCGTCTCAACAAATTGCATTAGCGGAAGCCGGAAATCAAGTCAAGGTGAACTTAAATATAAGTGCGGGTGGTTTTGGTACGAACGCGGGATCTTTTAATCTCGATGGCGCAAAATATTCGGGTTTAGGAATGTTACTCCCTTCTTTTTCTTATCAATTTGATTTTTGGGGTAAGCATGACGCTATTATTGCGGCAGCAAGCAATCAAAAAAAATCAGTGCAAGCTAAACAAGAGCAAGCCAAACAGATTATTGCAGCCTCAATTACAAACAGTTATCTTTATTTACAAAGCAGCTATCAAATCGAAAAAAACCTTAATGTGTTACTCAATGAAATTGAGCAACAAAATATCGTCATAATAAAGCAGGTAAAAAGAGGACTTGCGGTCCCCTCAGATGAGCTTTTAAATCAAGGTGATATCGATACTTTATTGGCGCAAATTTCGACAGAAAAAACGCATCAAAAACTCGCTAAAAATCAACTGGCTTTATACCTTGGCACCACCCCTGATCAATTAATAAGTTTAGTGGCCCCAACAGCAAAACCTATCAAGCCTCTTAACAGCATAACGGCTGTTCCAATGAGTTTACTTGAACGACGATCCGATATTATCGCCAGTAAATGGCTGGTTGAAATGAGCCAACAACAAGTAACACAAGCAAAGTTAGCTTATTACCCAGACGTTAATTTAATGGCCGTGGGCGTTGTTCAAGCATTGACTAATTTAAATCCGAGTCGATTACTCATCGGCTCAGCGACAGCGGGAACAAACCTTCCCATTTACGATGGTGGTGTGAGAGACGCCAATTACACCTCTGCAAATATAAAATTTGACAGTGCAGTGCTTGATTATAACCAAACGGTGCTAACGGCGGTTAAGCAAGCATCAGATGCCATTATCAACCTCCAAGAAGCACATCGACAACTCGCTTTATCCACCTCTGCAGTCACTCATTACCAAGACGCATTTGAGCTTATCAATAAACGCTATAAACGTGGATTAATAAGCTTTTTCGAAATGAATGCAGCGCGAATGTTATGGCACAAGCAAGTGATTATAGAAGTGAATGCTGACGCTCACGTATTGCAAAATCAGCTGCAACTGATCAGTGCGTTAGGTGGAAGTTACACTCGATAATAACCTAAATTAAATGACTCCAAACAGTAAAAGAGATCCTAATGACAATCCAATCAACAAAAAAACGTAACATTCTTCTTAGCGTATTTATTTTATCGGTATTCACAGTAAGCGCAGGACTTTACCTAACCCTCCCCTCTAACGAACAAAGCACCGAAGACGCTTATGTCATGGGTAAAAAAGTGATCGTCACTTCGACACTCGCAGGCACCATTGGAAAAATAACGTCCGATGAAACCCAAACAGTACAACAAGGTACCACCTTAATATTACTGAGTAACAATGAAATATTAATCGCAACGCAAGCAGCAGAAGCCAATGTAGAAATAGCGTTACGACAAGTGAACAGTAATTACTTAAAAATAGACAAGTTAAGCGCACAAATATCCGCAGAAAAAATAAAATTATCTCAAGTAACCCAAGATTATAAGCGCCGTATAGGAGGAGATAAAGACGGCACTGTGTTACCCGAAGTACTTATGCACGCCAAAAAATCGGTCGCAATAACGAAAGCAAACCTTCGTGCTTTACATATGCAATTAGCTGCTGATAAAGCGTTATTGCCTGCCATAAATAAACTACAAACACCGCAAGTACAGCTGGCGATTTCGCAACTTCGCAAAATATATTTAGCAAAAGAAAATGCGTCTATTGTCGCCCCTATCAGTGGCGTTATCGCGAATAAATCGGCGTATATCGGCCAACAAATAAAACCAGGGCAACCCTTGATGACGATTGTTCCACTGCATAACCTTTGGATTGAAGCCAATTTTAAAGAAACTCAGCTGAAAAATATTCGTCCGGGTCAATCCGTTAATATTAGCTCCGACTTATACGGTGAAGAGCATAATTACAACGGTATCGTTGTGGGTATCCATGCAGGAACAGGTAACGTTTTCTCTGCCATCCCAGCTCAAAATGCCACGGGTAACTGGATAAAAATAATTCAACGTATTCCAGTGCGCATTTATATTAACCCCTCTCAACTCAAAGCGTTTCCTCTGCGCATTGGTATGTCAATGAAGGTCACGGTTAAGACCAATTCACAACCAAAAGGCAGTTTTGATGCCGATGCATTAATACACAATGAAAACATAATTGGATCATACCAACAAAAATTAGCACGCGTGGATACTAGGGTCGCGAAATTAATTAAAAAATTAGGTGTTTAGGTGAGTACTGAATCGCCTTTGCAAGGAATAAAGCTAATATTAATCACTCTCGCCACGTCTATGGCGACGTTTATGATGGTGTTAGATACTTCGATCGCCAACGTCGCTATCCCCACAATTTCAGGCAGTTTAGGGGTATCAACAAACCAAGGTATTTGGATCATTACCGCATTTGGTGCAGCTAACGCCATTTCTATGCCTATGACGGGGTTTTTAAGTAAACGATTTGGAGAAATTAAGTTATTTACGTTTGCGACCTTAGGTTTTGTGATCACCTCTTTTTTATGTGGCATGTCAAATAACATGGAAATGCTTCTCTTTTTTAGAGTATTACAAGGTGCCGTTTCAGGTTCGATTGCACCTTTATCACAGAGTATTCTGTTGCGTAATTTCCCCAGAGAAAAGCATGGTATGGCCATGGCTTTATGGTCGATGACAATCGTTGTTGCCCCTATCATGGGCCCTCTTTTAGGCGGTGTGCTGACAGATAATTATTCCTGGTCGTGGATTTTTTATATTAATATTCCCATTGGTATCATCGCCAGCGGTTTGGTTTTCTTTTTATTAAAAAACAGAGAATCAAAATCCGAAAAGGAGAATATAAACTACATTGGTATTGGTTTACTAGTGATCGCAGCTGGCAGTATTCAATTACTGTTCGATCTTGGAAAAGATGAGGATTGGTTCCAATCAAACTTAATAATCGGTCTCGCTATTATTGCTATTTTATCATGGGGTATTATGATCATATGGGAATCATATCATGAGAATCCCGTTGTTAATTTCCGATTTTTTAAGCAACGCAATTTTACTGTCGCCATCATTGTTATGTGCTTAGGCTTCATGGTTTATTTTGGCTCTACTCTGTTATTGCCACTTTGGTTGCAAGGCGTGATGGGTTATACCGCATCATGGTCTGGTTATGCGACCGCGCCAATCGGCATATTAGCCGTCATAAGTGCCCCCATAATCGGCAAGTTAATTCAAAAAGTAGATGTGCGCTATATTTTATCTTACGCATTTGTCGTCTTTGCGATCGTTGGTTTTTGGCGATCCAGCTATACTTTAGACGCTCCTTTTTCCTATATTATGATGCCACAGTTTATACTTGGCGCCGCTAATTTGGCTTTTTTTGTGCCTTTACAAAGTCTCGTTATTAATAGCGTCCCAAGGCATGAAATCGCCAATGCCGTTGCATTGTCGACCTTCTTTAGGACGCTGTGCGGTAGTTTGTCTTCTTCTCTCGTGACAACCATATGGGATGGACGAATGGAATTTCATCACGCAAGAATTGCAGAAGGATTTACGACATCAAATCAGGCGGCCGTTGAGTATATAGAAAAACTAGGTAATAATTTAACGGCAGTTAATGGCGTAATAACCCGGCAGGCCTATATGCTATCAACCAGTGAGATTTTTTGGGCATCCGGCATCATCTGTTTATTACTGATCCCTATCATTTGGCTCGCAAAACCAGTAAAGCATTGATTCTTGTAGCGAATAACCGACGACATCATAGGACTTTTGGTACGGGTATTCATCGCGATTTCGGTCGCTGAATTACCCGAAATACAATTAAGAAATACGAATATTGTAGTTCTAACTTTAATGGCCATTGGTATGGCGGTTGGCTTCGTTTATATGGGCAAACATTACGTTCAATGAGCTTAATATTTGGTGTTATTCGTTCGCCAATGAGTAATGAAAGACGGTTTCTTCACGGACAGTTTTATCAGTGGGCAGTTAACGTACTAGTGAAGGGATCATAAGTGTAGAGTGGATATTAGCGATTAGTTTGAGGAAGATTAGTTTAAGAAATATAGTTTTATTGAAGAAAGCACCGCGTCAACGAAAATAATATCCCGCCCTGCCTTATCCATTTAAACGTTATCTTATATAAAAAACCGATCCCTTAAAGATCGGTTTTTTTATTTGCGCATTATAATTTAGAAAAGTCTAAGGTAATATGCGCAGCTTCAATTAACAATGCATCTAATATTTCAAAATCTTCAGGAATATCATCAAGACTTTTAACTTGCTTTAAGCCTGCACGTTTTAATCGTTCATTGGTGCGCAATAAGGTTTTATTTTCATTTTCATCACGCTTTTTAATACGTACTTTTTCATCTAACGATATTGTTTTCTTGTTTTTTTCTATTTGATACTGCTTAATATCGTCTGCAATATAAGTGAATTCGATTTCTGTTTTAATACGCTGTTGATATTCACTTTTAAGTTGCGTGATTTTTTTCGTTAACGGCCCTAACGATTTGTAATGGGCAGCGCGAATATTATCCCAAGGTAACGCATTTTCTTCTAAGCTTTCACCGGTATCTTCCGGTGCAACGGCGCTTGGGAATGAGATATCGGGAGTAACCCCTTTATTTTGTGTGCTTCCGCCATTGATACGATAAAATTTTGCAATTGTATATTGCACCGAGCCAATAACGTCAGCATCTTGGTCATAAAAACGGGCAATGCGTCTGTGTTGTTGCACTGTGCCTTTACCAAAGCTTTGTTCACCTAGAATAATTGCGCGATCATAATCTTGTAAGGCGGCTGCAAAAATTTCAGAGGCTGACGCACTGTAACGATTTATCAAAATCGTTAACGGACCGTCATAACTGATTTTAGGATTTTTATCTTTATGTACAAATATTTCATTGCGACTATCGCGCACTTGTACAACAGGGCCAGTTTTAATAAATAGTCCGGTTAATAAGGTCGCTTCGCTTAATGCGCCACCGCCATTATTACGTAAATCGATGACGATGCCTTCGACATTTTTAGCTTTAAGTTTTTCTAATTCTTTATCGACATCAATGCTTAAGTTCATATAGAAGCTAGGAATACTGATCACACCGATATTTTTACCGTCAATAACTTCAATGCTCGATTTTGCTTCACGCTCTTCAAGATGAATCTTTTCGCGCACCAACTCAATGATACGATTTTTATCACCCGATTTACTTGCCAAGATCTCCAATAAAACTTTGGTGCCTTTTGGGCCTTTTATCAAATCGACAATATCATCAAGACGCCAACCAATCACATCAATCATGGCTGCACCATCTTGACCCACACTGATTATTTTATCATCTTTAAATATTTTTTTAGAACGATCCGCAGGTCCACCCGGCACTAAGCTACGGATAATAGTGTAATCATCTTGTAATTGTAATACAGCACCAATTCCCTCAAGAGAAAGGTTCATGTCCATATTAAAACGTTCGGCATTACGGGGAGATAGGTAACTAGTATGAGGCTCTATAGCGTGTGAATAGGCATTCATGAAACTTTGAAAAATATCTTCACTTTCGGTTTGCGAAAGGTGTTTAATGGCCATTTGATAACGTTTAGCGAGGGTCTTTTTGATCTCCTTCCACGTTTTATCGCTGAGTTTCAGCGTTAAAGCATCGTATTTTACTTTGTCTTGCCACAGTCGATCTAGGGTTGCTTTATCTTTCGCCCAAGGTGACTCAGTGCGATCAAATTGATACTTTTGATCGCTGTTAAACTGCATTTCGGTATCAAGTAACGTTAAGGCATAACTAAAGCGTTCATAACGGCGCTGTAAGTTTAATTGAAATATTTTATAAACATCATCTAATTGGCCCGTTTTCAAATTATCATCTAAAACATCTTGATACTTTTTGAGCGCATCAATATCGCCTTGAATGAAAAATTGTCGATTAAAATCTAACATTTTAATATAACGCGTAAAGACTTTTTCCGATAACGCATCATCCAACGGGATATATTTATAATGTGAGCGACTATAAAGGTCGCTCACTCTCTTCGCCACTTTACCATGTTGAGCTTGTTGCTCTAAATGGGGTATGTCTTTAAGCGCTATATTAGCTGGAATGCAAAAGGCACTGCCTACATATAACGAACCAATTAAACAAAAACTATGACGAAAAGTATATTTCATTAACGATCCTTTATTCGACGATCAAATGTTTAGCTTGCACTTTCACAACCATGCCTGAGTTTAATTGAACTTGAACGTCATCTTTCATCACTTCAATTACAGTGCCAGAAACAGGCACTTTACCTAACAATACTTTAACGACCTGTTGTACCGATAGCTCTGCATGTGTAGCAGGTTTGTAATTGCTCAAATCTTCAACAACTTCTTTTTTCACGGGGGCTGTTTTACGTTTTGGCACATGCACTTTTTTAGGTGCGCGTTTTTCGTTTTCTGTATTCGTTGTTTTTTTCTTGTTAGCAAAAACTTTATCTTTGCTTTCTTTTAACGTTTTAAGGGCGTGTTGTGCGTGCTCAAGAGACACGTCATCGCCTTCTACGCCGTCAAGATCAACACGTTTTACCGCTTCTTTAACGCAATGCAAGTAGCGCCAGCTTAATGTGTATTGGCGTAAAGCACCACGAAGCTGCGTTTTACTAACCCGAGATTCATCTTCTAAACGCGCGACAAGTTCTTGGAAAATTCCAATTTTTAATGGTTTAGCTGGCGTACTACCGGCCGTGAAACATAAAGGGAATTTCTCGGTGATAAAATTGATTATCTGTTTGTTGTTAGTAAATTTTTCTGTGTTTTCCATGGAGAACCTAATTAGTGATAACAATAAATGATGTTGTGCTCT
The sequence above is a segment of the Psychromonas sp. CNPT3 genome. Coding sequences within it:
- a CDS encoding LysR family transcriptional regulator; the protein is MGFDLNTLTIFTQVVNCNSFTKAAINLGITKSTVSRKIAELEDHLGARLLTRSTRNLTLTKEGINFYQSTSQILDRIDQAEIDVMESHDFIRGTMSIVIPVEAENSLMRECITDFMKIHPELIIKLEISNRKVDIISEGVDFIIQAGNVEDSSLIARVFYHATRILIASPEYLERNNEPMTLKDLKAPHQQIVLSTMKHGTGGHVLSGLPYRFKVNTLSASLNACVKGLGIAYMSELLCRDLIKEGKLKHLLPNIYAEKVPINFIYPERKLMTKRLRKFLDFTLQRFENENKKEIKSTLLINDSNGLN
- a CDS encoding efflux RND transporter periplasmic adaptor subunit, whose product is MTIQSTKKRNILLSVFILSVFTVSAGLYLTLPSNEQSTEDAYVMGKKVIVTSTLAGTIGKITSDETQTVQQGTTLILLSNNEILIATQAAEANVEIALRQVNSNYLKIDKLSAQISAEKIKLSQVTQDYKRRIGGDKDGTVLPEVLMHAKKSVAITKANLRALHMQLAADKALLPAINKLQTPQVQLAISQLRKIYLAKENASIVAPISGVIANKSAYIGQQIKPGQPLMTIVPLHNLWIEANFKETQLKNIRPGQSVNISSDLYGEEHNYNGIVVGIHAGTGNVFSAIPAQNATGNWIKIIQRIPVRIYINPSQLKAFPLRIGMSMKVTVKTNSQPKGSFDADALIHNENIIGSYQQKLARVDTRVAKLIKKLGV
- the cysS gene encoding cysteine--tRNA ligase, yielding MLKIYNTLSKQKEEFTPLVAGKVSMYVCGVTIYDNCHIGHGRTFVAFDSVVRYLRFKGYDLNFIRNITDVDDKIIKRANENNESCDALTARFTKAMHRDFDALNILRPDLEPRVTEHMPDVIAMIKTLIEKQHAYVASNGDVLFSVSSFDGYGKLSGQNLDMLQAGARVDVEESKHDPLDFVLWKMSKENEPSWESPWGAGRPGWHIECSAMSFKHLGPIFDIHGGGSDLTFPHHENEIAQSCCAHDATYANTWMHSGMVQVDKVKMSKSLNNFFTIKDVLEAYDAESVRYFLISGHYRSQLNYSEDNLKQARASLERLYTALRDVDISDAPIAKDNSHYQAFCKAMDDDFNTPEALAVLFELAKALNKAKLSADKSAPELALLLRTLGNVLGLLDQSADDFLQGDESSAEVEKIELLIKQRNDARANKDWASADDARAQLSALNIVLEDGANGTTWRKQ
- a CDS encoding peptidylprolyl isomerase translates to MITLHTNFGDIKLALNTEKAPKTVANFLKYAASGHYDNTIFHRVIAGFMIQGGGFQPGMEEKDTNKPVKNEASNGLSNVNYSVAMARTMEPHSASAQFFININDNKFLDFKSETTDGWGYCVFAEVVEGFDIVDKIKDVATGNFGFVHQDVPLEDVLLTHVTIA
- the proQ gene encoding RNA chaperone ProQ; protein product: MENTEKFTNNKQIINFITEKFPLCFTAGSTPAKPLKIGIFQELVARLEDESRVSKTQLRGALRQYTLSWRYLHCVKEAVKRVDLDGVEGDDVSLEHAQHALKTLKESKDKVFANKKKTTNTENEKRAPKKVHVPKRKTAPVKKEVVEDLSNYKPATHAELSVQQVVKVLLGKVPVSGTVIEVMKDDVQVQLNSGMVVKVQAKHLIVE
- a CDS encoding DHA2 family efflux MFS transporter permease subunit, which encodes MSTESPLQGIKLILITLATSMATFMMVLDTSIANVAIPTISGSLGVSTNQGIWIITAFGAANAISMPMTGFLSKRFGEIKLFTFATLGFVITSFLCGMSNNMEMLLFFRVLQGAVSGSIAPLSQSILLRNFPREKHGMAMALWSMTIVVAPIMGPLLGGVLTDNYSWSWIFYINIPIGIIASGLVFFLLKNRESKSEKENINYIGIGLLVIAAGSIQLLFDLGKDEDWFQSNLIIGLAIIAILSWGIMIIWESYHENPVVNFRFFKQRNFTVAIIVMCLGFMVYFGSTLLLPLWLQGVMGYTASWSGYATAPIGILAVISAPIIGKLIQKVDVRYILSYAFVVFAIVGFWRSSYTLDAPFSYIMMPQFILGAANLAFFVPLQSLVINSVPRHEIANAVALSTFFRTLCGSLSSSLVTTIWDGRMEFHHARIAEGFTTSNQAAVEYIEKLGNNLTAVNGVITRQAYMLSTSEIFWASGIICLLLIPIIWLAKPVKH
- the prc gene encoding carboxy terminal-processing peptidase produces the protein MKYTFRHSFCLIGSLYVGSAFCIPANIALKDIPHLEQQAQHGKVAKRVSDLYSRSHYKYIPLDDALSEKVFTRYIKMLDFNRQFFIQGDIDALKKYQDVLDDNLKTGQLDDVYKIFQLNLQRRYERFSYALTLLDTEMQFNSDQKYQFDRTESPWAKDKATLDRLWQDKVKYDALTLKLSDKTWKEIKKTLAKRYQMAIKHLSQTESEDIFQSFMNAYSHAIEPHTSYLSPRNAERFNMDMNLSLEGIGAVLQLQDDYTIIRSLVPGGPADRSKKIFKDDKIISVGQDGAAMIDVIGWRLDDIVDLIKGPKGTKVLLEILASKSGDKNRIIELVREKIHLEEREAKSSIEVIDGKNIGVISIPSFYMNLSIDVDKELEKLKAKNVEGIVIDLRNNGGGALSEATLLTGLFIKTGPVVQVRDSRNEIFVHKDKNPKISYDGPLTILINRYSASASEIFAAALQDYDRAIILGEQSFGKGTVQQHRRIARFYDQDADVIGSVQYTIAKFYRINGGSTQNKGVTPDISFPSAVAPEDTGESLEENALPWDNIRAAHYKSLGPLTKKITQLKSEYQQRIKTEIEFTYIADDIKQYQIEKNKKTISLDEKVRIKKRDENENKTLLRTNERLKRAGLKQVKSLDDIPEDFEILDALLIEAAHITLDFSKL
- a CDS encoding UDP-2,3-diacylglucosamine diphosphatase; translated protein: MRTLFIADLHLSETSPQLTRAFFTFLEQENTDVDALYILGDLFEVWIGDDEHTPLMDEVAQKLSQYHQRFNIPIYYIHGNRDFMIGKRYAKQSCMQLLPEHYEIDLYAQRVLIMHGDTLCLADKNYQRLRKIIHNPLLQFIFNCLPLKLRKKIGWKIRTASQSKKAYKKGNVMGVTESEVQRLLNVHQCTLLIHGHTHQVGSYSVLGEGDNKCRMDVGDWFNEYSFIEATASSTQIIFRPVLPI
- a CDS encoding efflux transporter outer membrane subunit, coding for MRKKHQLAMPLFLATSILSGCSMSPPEAPVQKKLLTSQQVKLSSIEMNVIHEQWWAQFNDPQLTQLINLGFNNNLTLQQAQQKVELASQQIALAEAGNQVKVNLNISAGGFGTNAGSFNLDGAKYSGLGMLLPSFSYQFDFWGKHDAIIAAASNQKKSVQAKQEQAKQIIAASITNSYLYLQSSYQIEKNLNVLLNEIEQQNIVIIKQVKRGLAVPSDELLNQGDIDTLLAQISTEKTHQKLAKNQLALYLGTTPDQLISLVAPTAKPIKPLNSITAVPMSLLERRSDIIASKWLVEMSQQQVTQAKLAYYPDVNLMAVGVVQALTNLNPSRLLIGSATAGTNLPIYDGGVRDANYTSANIKFDSAVLDYNQTVLTAVKQASDAIINLQEAHRQLALSTSAVTHYQDAFELINKRYKRGLISFFEMNAARMLWHKQVIIEVNADAHVLQNQLQLISALGGSYTR